The following proteins are co-located in the Paludibaculum fermentans genome:
- a CDS encoding TonB-dependent receptor has translation MRILLNALILALLFTLQAHSWQAPNDPAPAGTVTATVTDSSGASIRDARAELSGSARRSAQSDENGRVSLSALPAGTYHLTVSQAGFSPREVPFELAAGGSKELAIELALAPMANFVETVSKVKEETLNVPFLVSTVSAQELRDTGAGSFDEALRTVAGLQHATQGNVYTRISTRGLRDTADVLVLLDGVPFRQANGSADLTMIPVNMLQGAEFVKGPASSVYGRSAIGGTAQFFTVPEAQPRPSAELVFGVGSFSTFEGQGSFHVPWSRGRIAGASSLARSDGYQKKTGRDTNFGTLAVDHTFSKLLNVRLNYWGSDVEAGRGSIIPLRNGRPLYGITPEDNFGIDGAGFSGQLHSFTGKVDTELTPRLLLTNTFNFNRYDRFVTGGITILPAPTVSNKGWSETNTRQDTWIHDTVLRWDAAKGRVKSSLLGGATFEGNDQRQASPTFTNPATFTGPDYVNPVANAANGPKGIRGAAVTSLFNQTVQSAYLQDRVQVDRVGITLGLRFDHFDQLLRRLDTPVQAGYDKWKLSPRVAADVALLRGERLDVVAFGNFAQGFRPQVPALSTQNNVIIPQLLRPEVTRNVEGGLRVRSGRLSGEASYFNMRKIDGQRSFRSGPDDFTFVNATSRVRGFEAELRARLPKGGHSVFANYAHHNARHIEFRTTLTTDFSGYRVRMSPANIAGGGVTLQLARFTWTNSAAYVGSRPLRDNVVNPQWLPSYTLLTSSLGVRFGNVSAVVSATNLADRFYIADDFSSQDAGCPGVPRSITLRVRYRF, from the coding sequence ATGCGAATCCTACTCAACGCGCTGATCCTGGCGCTTCTTTTCACACTGCAAGCCCACTCCTGGCAAGCACCGAATGACCCCGCTCCGGCAGGGACCGTCACCGCGACGGTGACAGATTCCAGTGGAGCCTCCATCCGGGACGCACGGGCCGAACTGTCCGGCTCGGCGCGCCGCTCGGCCCAGAGCGACGAGAACGGGCGGGTGTCCCTCTCCGCCCTGCCGGCGGGTACCTACCACCTGACGGTCAGCCAGGCGGGCTTCTCCCCGCGAGAGGTGCCGTTCGAACTGGCCGCCGGCGGATCGAAGGAGCTGGCGATCGAACTCGCGCTGGCACCGATGGCGAACTTTGTGGAGACCGTCAGCAAGGTGAAGGAGGAGACCCTCAACGTACCCTTTCTGGTCTCGACGGTGAGCGCCCAGGAGTTGCGCGACACGGGCGCCGGCAGCTTCGATGAGGCCCTGCGGACCGTGGCTGGGCTGCAGCATGCCACGCAGGGCAATGTATATACAAGGATCTCGACGCGCGGGTTGCGGGATACGGCCGATGTGCTGGTGCTGCTGGATGGGGTTCCGTTCCGGCAGGCGAACGGCAGCGCCGACCTCACGATGATTCCGGTGAATATGCTGCAGGGGGCGGAGTTCGTGAAAGGGCCGGCATCGTCGGTCTATGGGCGCAGCGCCATCGGCGGCACGGCGCAGTTCTTCACCGTACCGGAGGCGCAACCCAGGCCCAGCGCGGAGCTGGTCTTTGGGGTGGGCAGCTTCTCGACTTTCGAAGGGCAGGGGTCGTTCCATGTTCCATGGAGCCGCGGACGCATCGCCGGCGCGAGCTCCCTGGCGCGCTCGGATGGGTATCAGAAGAAGACCGGGCGGGACACCAACTTCGGCACGCTCGCGGTGGACCACACGTTCTCGAAGCTGCTGAATGTGCGGCTGAACTACTGGGGCAGCGACGTGGAGGCGGGCCGCGGTTCCATCATTCCGTTGCGCAATGGACGGCCGCTGTACGGAATCACTCCGGAAGACAACTTCGGGATCGACGGTGCCGGCTTTTCGGGGCAACTGCACTCGTTCACCGGGAAGGTGGACACGGAGCTGACGCCGCGCCTGCTGCTGACGAATACGTTCAACTTCAACCGCTACGACCGCTTCGTGACCGGCGGCATCACTATTCTGCCGGCCCCGACAGTCTCGAACAAGGGGTGGTCGGAGACGAATACGCGGCAGGATACGTGGATCCACGACACGGTGCTCCGCTGGGACGCGGCGAAGGGCCGGGTGAAGAGTTCGCTGCTGGGCGGGGCCACGTTCGAGGGGAACGACCAGCGGCAGGCGAGTCCAACCTTCACGAATCCGGCCACATTCACAGGTCCGGACTATGTGAATCCGGTGGCGAATGCGGCCAACGGGCCCAAGGGCATTCGCGGCGCGGCGGTGACTTCGTTGTTCAACCAGACGGTGCAGAGTGCTTATCTGCAAGACAGGGTGCAGGTTGACCGTGTAGGCATCACCCTGGGGCTGAGGTTCGATCACTTCGACCAGTTGCTGCGGAGGCTGGATACTCCGGTGCAGGCAGGGTATGACAAGTGGAAGCTGAGCCCGAGGGTGGCGGCGGACGTGGCACTGCTGCGCGGCGAGCGGCTGGATGTGGTGGCCTTTGGGAACTTCGCGCAGGGTTTCCGGCCGCAGGTTCCGGCCCTGAGTACGCAGAACAACGTGATCATTCCGCAGTTGCTGCGGCCGGAGGTGACCCGGAATGTGGAGGGCGGGTTGCGGGTGCGCAGCGGGCGCCTTAGCGGCGAGGCCTCCTATTTCAATATGAGGAAGATCGACGGGCAGCGCTCGTTCCGATCCGGCCCGGACGACTTCACGTTCGTGAACGCCACTTCGCGGGTGCGGGGCTTTGAGGCGGAGTTGCGGGCCCGGCTGCCCAAGGGCGGGCACTCGGTCTTCGCCAACTACGCCCATCACAATGCGCGGCACATCGAGTTCAGGACGACTTTGACGACCGACTTCAGCGGATACCGGGTCCGGATGAGTCCGGCCAACATCGCGGGCGGCGGGGTGACCCTGCAGCTTGCGAGGTTTACGTGGACAAACAGTGCGGCGTATGTGGGCTCGCGGCCATTGCGGGATAACGTCGTGAACCCGCAGTGGCTGCCGTCGTACACGCTGCTCACGTCGTCACTGGGCGTCCGGTTCGGCAACGTGTCGGCGGTGGTTTCGGCGACCAACCTGGCGGACCGGTTCTATATCGCGGACGACTTTTCGTCGCAGGATGCGGGCTGTCCGGGTGTGCCGAGGTCGATCACGCTGCGGGTGAGATACCGTTTCTAG
- a CDS encoding PepSY-associated TM helix domain-containing protein, with the protein MSALATFADQPRRTRFRAWLYQIHLWLGLIAGLVFGVVGLSGAIVVFRVEMNYMSTPGTSSVKPDARRLPLDDLVAAVLREHPRDRVFNAAFDTGPETAWNLRSTTPEGHRVHNFVDQYRAVLIGRDDYTNKFLQWLWSLHADLLGGKTGRLVNGIVAIAGMILALTGLVVWWPGRRTWRAGLHYLRGGRWQRQNYDLHKVVGFYSSLLFGFVTFTGAYFAFPDAYKSATAWVTRTARIGEIDPCAFNGPPARTRLADRRIRYEDYLRLAEAAMPGARAVYISFPNDSGKAIGVKLKEPNDWHRVGLSNVYLEPADGQVIHVDRFSTNSIGTKFIKLMLPLHFGRFGGGFGLGPIAVYAVMVLYVLIGLAPFALSVTGLLMYWNRSLSKRWKRRFSPIPQSSKSCESYSTR; encoded by the coding sequence ATGAGTGCACTCGCTACCTTTGCCGACCAGCCGCGCCGTACCCGGTTTCGGGCATGGCTTTACCAGATTCACCTCTGGCTGGGCCTGATCGCCGGACTCGTCTTCGGCGTTGTCGGGCTCAGCGGAGCCATCGTTGTGTTCCGGGTGGAGATGAACTACATGTCGACACCCGGGACGTCGAGCGTCAAACCGGACGCCCGGCGGCTCCCGTTGGACGACCTCGTTGCGGCGGTGCTGCGCGAGCATCCGCGCGACCGGGTCTTCAATGCGGCCTTCGACACCGGGCCGGAGACGGCCTGGAACCTGAGATCCACCACACCGGAGGGGCACCGGGTCCACAACTTCGTGGACCAGTACCGCGCAGTGCTGATTGGGCGCGATGACTACACGAACAAGTTCCTGCAATGGCTCTGGAGCCTGCATGCGGATCTGCTGGGCGGCAAAACGGGCCGCCTGGTGAACGGAATTGTGGCGATTGCCGGGATGATCCTCGCCCTCACCGGACTGGTGGTCTGGTGGCCAGGCCGTCGGACCTGGCGGGCGGGCCTGCACTACCTGCGGGGCGGCCGGTGGCAGCGCCAGAACTACGATCTTCACAAGGTTGTGGGGTTCTACAGTTCGCTGCTGTTCGGATTCGTCACGTTCACCGGCGCGTACTTCGCGTTTCCCGATGCGTATAAGTCCGCCACGGCCTGGGTGACGCGCACGGCCCGCATTGGAGAGATCGACCCATGCGCCTTCAACGGCCCACCGGCGAGGACGCGGCTGGCGGACCGGCGGATCCGCTATGAGGATTACCTGCGCCTAGCCGAGGCGGCGATGCCCGGGGCACGGGCGGTCTATATCAGCTTCCCGAACGATAGCGGCAAGGCGATTGGCGTGAAGTTGAAGGAGCCGAACGACTGGCACCGGGTGGGGCTGTCCAATGTCTACCTGGAGCCGGCGGACGGGCAGGTGATCCATGTGGACCGGTTCTCCACCAACTCGATTGGTACGAAATTCATTAAGTTGATGCTGCCGCTGCACTTCGGCCGGTTTGGCGGCGGCTTTGGCCTGGGGCCCATCGCGGTGTACGCAGTGATGGTGCTGTATGTCCTGATCGGGCTGGCGCCGTTTGCGCTGTCGGTCACGGGCCTGCTCATGTACTGGAACCGGTCGCTTTCCAAACGCTGGAAACGGCGTTTCTCTCCTATTCCACAGAGTTCGAAATCATGCGAATCCTACTCAACGCGCTGA
- a CDS encoding DUF6152 family protein, translated as MKSRFALMAAVAVFAAAVPVVAHHSFAAEFDASKAVRLTGTLTKIEWTNPHSYFYLDVKNEKGQVENWACEGAGPGALSRRGFKKGDIKLGDTLIVDGYRAKDGSRLIDGRRVTLPDGRNIYGGTPGDGGPGDNAPGR; from the coding sequence TTGAAGTCAAGATTTGCGCTGATGGCGGCCGTAGCTGTCTTCGCGGCGGCCGTTCCCGTGGTGGCCCACCACTCGTTCGCCGCTGAGTTTGATGCCAGCAAGGCAGTCCGGTTGACGGGCACGCTCACCAAGATTGAATGGACGAATCCGCACTCGTACTTCTACCTCGACGTGAAGAACGAGAAGGGCCAGGTGGAGAACTGGGCCTGTGAGGGCGCCGGCCCCGGAGCCCTCTCCCGCCGTGGGTTCAAGAAGGGCGATATCAAGCTGGGCGACACCTTGATTGTGGATGGATACCGGGCCAAGGACGGCTCCCGGTTGATCGACGGCCGCCGCGTGACGCTGCCGGACGGTCGCAATATCTATGGCGGCACGCCCGGCGATGGTGGACCGGGCGACAACGCTCCGGGCCGCTAA
- a CDS encoding DUF6644 family protein, translated as MSLLSIFQWLAAAPLFDVMRNSKWGFASVEMLHLVALTALGGAILIGDLAILGIGLSRTVSSKVGRELAPLFWMGLAGAVVSGALLVSAEAMKCYYHPAFRLKMLLFVLVLAFYLTLHRRAQDIAPGTQPGRLAKLSAVVSLTLWLGVGLAGRAIGFL; from the coding sequence ATGTCTCTCCTCTCTATTTTTCAATGGCTTGCCGCCGCTCCGCTGTTCGATGTGATGCGCAATTCGAAGTGGGGTTTCGCCTCGGTGGAGATGCTGCACCTGGTGGCCTTGACCGCGCTCGGCGGAGCGATCCTGATTGGCGACCTGGCCATTCTCGGCATCGGGCTGAGCCGCACGGTCTCTTCCAAGGTGGGCCGGGAGCTCGCTCCGCTGTTCTGGATGGGACTGGCCGGGGCGGTGGTCTCGGGCGCCCTATTGGTCTCCGCCGAGGCGATGAAGTGCTACTACCATCCGGCCTTCCGCCTGAAAATGCTGCTTTTCGTCCTGGTGCTGGCCTTCTACCTGACCCTCCACCGGCGCGCACAGGACATCGCACCGGGCACGCAGCCCGGCCGGCTGGCCAAGCTCTCTGCTGTGGTCTCGCTCACGCTGTGGTTGGGCGTGGGCCTGGCGGGCCGGGCGATCGGGTTTCTGTGA
- a CDS encoding DUF6644 family protein, giving the protein MLQTNVPYLFQWLNDTQFATVIRESDLLFPLIETVHVLAIALLAGTVAIVDLRLLGLVLRREPVSSVAGRILPLTWIGFAAMFVSGVLLFLAEAAKSYGNTAFRIKILLLVLAGLNPLIFHSTVYRRVAEWDQQDTLPGQARVAAIASLTLWTGIILAGRAIAYY; this is encoded by the coding sequence ATGCTGCAAACAAATGTCCCTTACCTTTTCCAATGGCTCAACGACACGCAGTTCGCCACCGTCATCCGCGAGTCCGATCTGCTCTTTCCCCTCATTGAAACAGTGCACGTGCTGGCCATCGCGCTGCTGGCCGGGACCGTGGCCATCGTCGACCTGCGCCTGCTGGGACTGGTTCTTAGACGTGAACCGGTGTCCAGCGTGGCCGGCCGGATCCTGCCGCTGACTTGGATCGGGTTCGCCGCCATGTTCGTCAGCGGGGTGCTGCTGTTTCTGGCCGAGGCCGCGAAGTCCTATGGAAACACGGCCTTCCGGATCAAGATCCTGCTGCTCGTGCTGGCCGGGCTGAACCCTCTCATCTTCCATTCGACGGTCTACCGCCGGGTGGCGGAGTGGGATCAGCAGGACACCCTGCCCGGACAGGCCCGGGTGGCCGCCATTGCCTCGCTCACCCTGTGGACCGGGATTATCCTGGCCGGAAGGGCCATCGCCTACTACTGA
- a CDS encoding tetratricopeptide repeat protein produces the protein MEEPLRQELLAKTKQALDGDDWEGVVRLWQPWVDLGDCEAEYQLAYHYFWCTPCDDDLMRGSMLGLMRAAAAQEHPEAIWFLAHRELQPYESNPEYQRELLRAGRLGSVHAQRALGVAYATGDWAGPQDLVEAVRWYRLAAEAGEAESRYDLGFMLLLGEGGEKDTEEGLMWLERAAEQGESSALRLLVDCYEKGHCDVPVNAARAQIWRGHLEEYERLHPRGPSRQYSMEGAASPSSLEGLLDMEGVTGFGFAEGQSGFLVSYDSAVITASQLDGAIRAAGISAVPAE, from the coding sequence GTGGAAGAACCCCTGCGTCAGGAATTACTCGCAAAAACAAAGCAGGCGCTCGATGGCGATGACTGGGAAGGCGTCGTGCGTCTCTGGCAGCCTTGGGTCGATCTCGGCGATTGCGAGGCGGAGTATCAGCTCGCCTATCATTACTTTTGGTGCACTCCCTGTGACGATGATTTGATGCGCGGCTCCATGCTGGGACTAATGCGGGCCGCTGCCGCCCAGGAACATCCCGAGGCAATCTGGTTTCTGGCTCATCGCGAGTTGCAGCCTTATGAGTCGAATCCGGAATATCAGCGGGAACTCCTGCGGGCCGGCCGGCTGGGGAGCGTTCACGCACAACGCGCATTGGGAGTTGCGTATGCGACCGGGGATTGGGCCGGTCCTCAGGATTTGGTGGAAGCTGTCCGGTGGTATCGTCTGGCCGCGGAGGCGGGTGAAGCGGAGTCTCGGTACGATCTCGGCTTCATGCTCCTGCTCGGGGAGGGAGGCGAGAAGGATACCGAGGAGGGGCTGATGTGGCTGGAGCGGGCCGCGGAGCAGGGAGAGTCGAGTGCGCTTCGGCTGCTGGTGGACTGCTACGAGAAGGGCCATTGCGATGTTCCTGTGAATGCCGCTCGAGCCCAGATTTGGCGTGGCCACCTGGAAGAGTATGAGCGGCTGCATCCGCGGGGACCGTCTCGCCAATACTCGATGGAGGGCGCAGCCTCCCCATCGTCACTGGAGGGCCTATTGGATATGGAGGGTGTGACTGGATTCGGCTTCGCAGAAGGACAGAGCGGGTTTCTCGTGAGCTACGACTCCGCTGTCATCACTGCTTCTCAACTCGATGGGGCGATCAGGGCCGCAGGGATCTCCGCCGTTCCGGCAGAGTGA
- a CDS encoding winged helix-turn-helix transcriptional regulator: protein MSKRYTPVSAAADVEAALRLLEGRWKLVILFHLFGGKVLRFSDLERAIPGITQKMLGQQLKALEADGIVHRQAYPQVPPKVEYRLTIWGQALCPALDAILKWADQRAEA from the coding sequence ATGTCCAAACGCTACACGCCCGTCTCGGCGGCAGCCGATGTCGAAGCAGCCCTGCGGCTGCTGGAAGGCCGATGGAAGCTGGTGATTCTGTTCCACCTCTTCGGCGGCAAGGTTCTGCGTTTTTCCGATCTCGAGCGGGCCATCCCCGGAATTACGCAGAAGATGCTGGGGCAACAACTGAAGGCGCTGGAGGCGGACGGCATCGTGCACCGCCAGGCGTATCCGCAGGTTCCGCCCAAGGTGGAGTACCGGCTGACCATCTGGGGCCAAGCTCTGTGTCCGGCGCTGGACGCGATCTTGAAATGGGCGGACCAGCGGGCAGAAGCGTGA
- a CDS encoding SDR family oxidoreductase gives MTTTHSNYPFPVASEEFQGKRVLVTGGTKGAGEAMVRRFLLAGARVCTAARSPLPAGQAPTLFVQADLGSADGIRALAGRVLDEWGGVDILVNCVGGSDAPNGGYSALTDEHWQTALNMNLLAAVRCDRHFLPGMIERKAGVILHVASIQHRLPLYDSTLAYAAAKGALSTYSKGLANEVGPLGVRVNMISPGFIETSGAHGMIVALAASRGTDESTARQAIMDTIGGIPIGRPAQPEEVAELAAFLASPRAASIHGSDYVIDGGTMPTTS, from the coding sequence ATGACAACCACCCATAGCAACTACCCCTTCCCGGTCGCCTCGGAGGAGTTCCAAGGCAAGCGGGTCCTGGTGACCGGCGGAACTAAAGGCGCCGGCGAAGCCATGGTCCGCCGCTTTCTTCTAGCCGGCGCACGCGTCTGTACCGCGGCACGGTCCCCGCTGCCCGCCGGTCAGGCGCCCACCCTCTTTGTGCAGGCCGACCTCGGAAGTGCCGACGGCATCCGCGCGTTAGCCGGCCGAGTTCTGGACGAGTGGGGCGGAGTCGACATCCTGGTCAATTGCGTGGGTGGCTCGGACGCGCCCAATGGGGGCTACTCCGCTTTGACTGACGAACACTGGCAGACGGCGCTCAACATGAACTTATTGGCTGCCGTGCGTTGCGACAGGCACTTTCTGCCCGGCATGATCGAACGCAAAGCCGGCGTCATCCTGCACGTGGCCTCGATTCAGCACCGGTTGCCCTTGTACGATTCCACCCTGGCGTACGCAGCCGCGAAGGGGGCGCTCAGCACCTACAGCAAAGGGCTCGCCAACGAGGTCGGCCCTCTGGGCGTGCGCGTCAACATGATCTCCCCCGGCTTCATCGAAACCTCCGGCGCGCATGGCATGATCGTCGCCTTGGCCGCGAGCCGGGGCACCGACGAGAGCACGGCACGCCAGGCCATCATGGACACGATTGGCGGCATTCCCATCGGCCGGCCGGCACAGCCTGAGGAAGTGGCCGAACTGGCCGCGTTCCTGGCCTCCCCTCGAGCGGCGTCCATCCACGGCAGCGACTATGTGATCGATGGCGGCACGATGCCCACCACGTCCTGA